In Bactrocera neohumeralis isolate Rockhampton chromosome 5, APGP_CSIRO_Bneo_wtdbg2-racon-allhic-juicebox.fasta_v2, whole genome shotgun sequence, the genomic window CTGGTGGTGATTTGGAGTCGAAGACCGAAAAATTCACTTccgatttttaaaatatcgaagTTAAGTCAGGTCTTGTAATCAAAAGCATCGCATCTTATTTGGGAAACAATCGAAATTGGTTCCACAAACCGTAGGTTCTACATTCCAAAATTATTGTGTGCCAGTAATTGAAACGATATTGAACTATAATCGACATAGAACTGTCAGTCAGAAAGCCAAAACAAGTTTCAGCCATGAAAACTGAGGATTTTACAGAATTTCAACCAACGCTGATGTAGGGGAACCGAAATTCCGTTTCGAAAACAAGTTCCAACTGTTGACTTGGTACAATTTCGGATCGGGTtacctgtatatatatattgaaagcTAAAACGttctagttttcttttttttagtcAGGTTTCCGAGTTTTTTACTTTGGACAACGTAGATCAATTATTTAGGTAACTTATCAGAACTTAGCTTTTAAGTGCCCGCATAGCTAATGCGACCCCCAGCTCGAACTCAAACACATTAATTTGTCGTCTTCCTCATCTTTAATTTTGTACAGTCTCATGGGCATACTTCACCTACGCATGTACGATATGAAATATCGTTTTGATTTCATCTTTCGTTGCACCGCAAAAGCAAAAGAAGCCGAACGCGCACTTGCCATCATAAACAGTTACGCGGAGAAGGTGATCTTACAACGACGCAAAGAGTTAACGCATGCGCCGGAGCGACAACAGCTCGAAACGGAAGGACCTACGGTTGGTTTAAAACGCAAGCAAACTTTGCTGGACATTTTACTCAACTCAATGGTCGACGGCAAGTCGCTAAGCAATGTGGATATACGCGAAGAGGTGCACACATTCATGTTCGCCGGTCACGATACGCTATCGTCGGCGCTAATGTTCTTCTTCTACTGTATATGCAGAAATCCCGAATGGCAGCAAAAGTGCTACGAGGAGATATGCGGCGTGTTCGGTACAGAAATCGGCGCGGTAGCTATGAGTCGCGAGCACTTGGATCGGCTGTACTATGTGGATTTGTGTATTAAGGAAACGCTGCGCATGTATCCACCGGTGGCGCTGATCGGCCGCAAAGTCTTAGAAGAGACCAAAATTagtaagtataaatatttttggcgaaaatttttattttatttcaggttttttttcaatactaGATGATCATCTCATACCGGCTGGCACAAATATTGGCTTCTCACCTTATGTGTTTGGGCGTCAATCTGAAGTTTTTGCCGAGCCCAACACATTCAAACCGGAACGTTTCGAGACGGTGGCGTGTGAAAATAATTCAAAGCTAAATCCTTATATTTTCACCTCTTTTTCGGCGGGTCCACGTAGCTGTGTGGGCCAAAAATACGCCATACTGCAGATGAAAGTGTCGATTGTgaatattatattaagttttGACTTGAGGTTTGTGGGTGATACGACACGCGAGCTCAAACTTTCAAACGAATTGACCATGCGTACGAAGGATCCGCTAATGTTTACGATACGAGCACGTGACGTAAAATGTGTAAATTAgccaaatattttgcttatggCATAAGTTAGATGTACAGTGAAAATTTAGAGTATATGCAATTAGTCTATAGTTTGGGAACTAATTTGACACAATTTCCAACCAAAGATTCGTGGCTAAAAATTTATTCGACGCATGCAAGAAGTCTAATattgagaattttaattttttgtgatttttgtattaaaaaattactcaaaTATCTTAGGATtgctatatttaatatttatttctgaatataacacttacatatatggaCAGTACCGAAACTCTGAAGGTGATTAGGATATTATGCATTTATACATGtacagttttttaataaatatttaagtacttgtttttatgaaaaacccattatttttaagaaataattgaaatgatGCAGTTGTAATTTAATGCTCTCATTGAAATCGGGATTTcggtattttatttatgtaaaatccCGCGTCAGTTATTAAAATCGGGATTATcacaagaaaattaaatttacatcaaaaacattatttttgtgGGATTATCAATCAAACATGCAAAATCCCGTTcttcacaaaataaaattttcatcaaaaacattatttttgtgcaccatttccatgaatttcttcgggatttcgggattatcaaagaaaataaaattaaaaaacattttcatcaaaaacattatttttatgcaaaaacacTATCATTCCATCAAACATGCAAAATCCCGTTCATCGGGATTTCGGGATTAtcacaagaaaataaaattttcatcaaaaacaatatttttatacaaaaacaccATCATTCCATCAAACATGCAAAATCCCGTTCTTCGGAATTTCGGGATTAtcacaagaaaataaaattttcatcaaaaacattatttttatgcaaaaacacTATCATTCCATCAAACATGCAAAATCCCGTTCTTCGGGATTTCGGGATTAtcacaagaaaataaaattttcatcaaaaacattatttttatgcaaaaacacCATCATTCCATCAAACATGCAAAATCCCGTTCTTCGGGATTTCGGGATTAtcacaagaaaataaaatttgcatcaaaaacattatttttatgcaaaaacagCTTAATTccatcaaaaatgcaaaatccTGTTCTTCGGGATTTCGGGATTAtcacaagaaaataaaattttcatcaaaaacattatttttgtgtaaaaacaCCATCATTCcatcaaacaagcaaaatccGTTCTTCGGGATTTCGGGATTAtcacaagaaaataaaattttcatcaaaaacaatatttttatacaaaaacagctTCATTCCATCAAACATGCAAAATCCCGTTCTTCGGGATTTCGGGATTAtcacaagaaaataaaattttcatcaaaaacattatttttatgcaaaaataccTTCATTCCATCAAACATGCAAAATCCCGTTCTTCGGGATTTCGGGATTAtcacaag contains:
- the LOC126758915 gene encoding cytochrome P450 4d1-like; protein product: MFSVPLILVCSSLVALLTYCYAKYARLYVLAGRFSGPPALPIIGNALTFLNVEAHEFVSRCLELGDKYGKTYRLWLGPQLNIIVHDPHDVEVLLSSNKLAVKADQYRYMKCWMHDGLLLSHGRKYQQRRKLVSPTFHFKMLDNFLSCFQEHSLELVQQMRGLCMEGTPFELRHFLGLCMLDTICDTAMGVQLQTQRNADSEYVKALNSLMGILHLRMYDMKYRFDFIFRCTAKAKEAERALAIINSYAEKVILQRRKELTHAPERQQLETEGPTVGLKRKQTLLDILLNSMVDGKSLSNVDIREEVHTFMFAGHDTLSSALMFFFYCICRNPEWQQKCYEEICGVFGTEIGAVAMSREHLDRLYYVDLCIKETLRMYPPVALIGRKVLEETKINDHLIPAGTNIGFSPYVFGRQSEVFAEPNTFKPERFETVACENNSKLNPYIFTSFSAGPRSCVGQKYAILQMKVSIVNIILSFDLRFVGDTTRELKLSNELTMRTKDPLMFTIRARDVKCVN